A stretch of Castanea sativa cultivar Marrone di Chiusa Pesio chromosome 2, ASM4071231v1 DNA encodes these proteins:
- the LOC142626060 gene encoding small GTPase LIP1 isoform X1, whose amino-acid sequence MFWRGERDRERESKEQNGGPLFGQVRVLVVGDSGVGKTSLVHLIIKGSSTTHPTQTIGCTVGVKHITYGYSGSSSSSIKGDAERDFFVELWDVSGHDRYKDCRSLFYSQINGIIFVHDLSQRRTKTSLQKWATEIAANGTFSAPLGSGGPFGLPVPFIVIGNKADVAAKEGTRGSSGNLVDAARQWVEKQGLLPSSEELPLTESFPGSGGLLAAAKEARYDKEAVVKFFRSLIRRRYFSDDLSAQTPWSISSVQRVSHRLDEDLSDEDQSYKNTSSLSGDPYKYNVLPPLPAQRNLTPPPTLYPQQPVSVSESYSLPRFSLTGSSEFSSNARSKRSDINV is encoded by the exons ATGTTTTGGAGAGGGGAGCGTGATAGGGAGAGGGAGAGCAAAGAGCAAAATGGTGGACCACTTTTTGGTCAGGTTCGAGTACTTGTTGTTGGTGACTCAG GAGTTGGGAAAACTTCTCTTGTTCATTTGATTATCAAAGGTTCCTCCACCACTCACCCTACTCAAACAATTGGGTGTACTGTTGGTGTGAAG CACATTACTTATGGATATTCCGGGAGCTCTTCAAGTAGCATAAAAGGTGATGCTGAGAGAGATTTCTTTGTTGAACTATGGGATGTGTCAGGCCATGATCGTTACAAAGACTGCCGGTCTCTTTTCTATTCACAAATTAATG GTATTATTTTTGTTCATGATCTCTCCCAGAGAAGGACAAAAACAAGCTTGCAGAAATGGGCAACTGAGATTGCTGCAAATGGGACCTTTTCAGCTCCCTTAGGATCTGGAGGTCCCTTTGGCCTTCCTGTCCCATTTATTGTTATTGGTAACAAAGCTGATGTTGCTGCAAAAGAGGGTACAAGAGGAAGCAGTGGCAATCTTGTAGATGCAGCTCGCCAGTGGGTTGAGAAGCAGGGTTTGCTTCCATCCAGTGAAGAACTTCCGCTGACTGAGAGTTTTCCAGGCAGTGGAGGCCTTCTTGCA GCTGCTAAAGAAGCAAGATATGACAAGGAAGCTGTGGTGAAATTTTTTCGTTCG CTAATCAGAAGAAGATACTTTTCAGATGACTTATCTGCACAAACTCCTTGGTCTATTTCTTCAGTGCAGAGAGTCTCACATCGTTTAGATGAAGATTTAAGTGACGAGGATCAGTCTTATAAGAATACGAG CAGCTTAAGTGGTGATCCTTACAAATACAACGTGCTTCCTCCCCTTCCAGCACAACGCAATCTCACTCCACCTCCCACACTTTATCCTCAGCAGCCAGTTTCAGTTTCAGAAAGTTACAGCCTCCCAAGATTTTCCCTGACTGGCTCTTCAGAGTTCAGCAGTAATGCCAGATCAAAGCGCTCAGATATTAACGTGTGA
- the LOC142626060 gene encoding small GTPase LIP1 isoform X3, with translation MFWRGERDRERESKEQNGGPLFGQVRVLVVGDSGVGKTSLVHLIIKGSSTTHPTQTIGCTVGVKHITYGYSGSSSSSIKGDAERDFFVELWDVSGHDRYKDCRSLFYSQINGIIFVHDLSQRRTKTSLQKWATEIAANGTFSAPLGSGGPFGLPVPFIVIGNKADVAAKEGTRGSSGNLVDAARQWVEKQGLLPSSEELPLTESFPGSGGLLAAAKEARYDKEAVVKFFRSLIRRRYFSDDLSAQTPWSISSVQRVSHRLDEDLSDEDQSYKNTSHPV, from the exons ATGTTTTGGAGAGGGGAGCGTGATAGGGAGAGGGAGAGCAAAGAGCAAAATGGTGGACCACTTTTTGGTCAGGTTCGAGTACTTGTTGTTGGTGACTCAG GAGTTGGGAAAACTTCTCTTGTTCATTTGATTATCAAAGGTTCCTCCACCACTCACCCTACTCAAACAATTGGGTGTACTGTTGGTGTGAAG CACATTACTTATGGATATTCCGGGAGCTCTTCAAGTAGCATAAAAGGTGATGCTGAGAGAGATTTCTTTGTTGAACTATGGGATGTGTCAGGCCATGATCGTTACAAAGACTGCCGGTCTCTTTTCTATTCACAAATTAATG GTATTATTTTTGTTCATGATCTCTCCCAGAGAAGGACAAAAACAAGCTTGCAGAAATGGGCAACTGAGATTGCTGCAAATGGGACCTTTTCAGCTCCCTTAGGATCTGGAGGTCCCTTTGGCCTTCCTGTCCCATTTATTGTTATTGGTAACAAAGCTGATGTTGCTGCAAAAGAGGGTACAAGAGGAAGCAGTGGCAATCTTGTAGATGCAGCTCGCCAGTGGGTTGAGAAGCAGGGTTTGCTTCCATCCAGTGAAGAACTTCCGCTGACTGAGAGTTTTCCAGGCAGTGGAGGCCTTCTTGCA GCTGCTAAAGAAGCAAGATATGACAAGGAAGCTGTGGTGAAATTTTTTCGTTCG CTAATCAGAAGAAGATACTTTTCAGATGACTTATCTGCACAAACTCCTTGGTCTATTTCTTCAGTGCAGAGAGTCTCACATCGTTTAGATGAAGATTTAAGTGACGAGGATCAGTCTTATAAGAATACGAG TCACCCTGTGTAG
- the LOC142626060 gene encoding small GTPase LIP1 isoform X2 produces the protein MFWRGERDRERESKEQNGGPLFGQVRVLVVGDSGVGKTSLVHLIIKGSSTTHPTQTIGCTVGVKHITYGYSGSSSSSIKGDAERDFFVELWDVSGHDRYKDCRSLFYSQINGIIFVHDLSQRRTKTSLQKWATEIAANGTFSAPLGSGGPFGLPVPFIVIGNKADVAAKEGTRGSSGNLVDAARQWVEKQGLLPSSEELPLTESFPGSGGLLAAAKEARYDKEAVVKFFRSLIRRRYFSDDLSAQTPWSISSVQRVSHRLDEDLSDEDQSYKNTSLSGDPYKYNVLPPLPAQRNLTPPPTLYPQQPVSVSESYSLPRFSLTGSSEFSSNARSKRSDINV, from the exons ATGTTTTGGAGAGGGGAGCGTGATAGGGAGAGGGAGAGCAAAGAGCAAAATGGTGGACCACTTTTTGGTCAGGTTCGAGTACTTGTTGTTGGTGACTCAG GAGTTGGGAAAACTTCTCTTGTTCATTTGATTATCAAAGGTTCCTCCACCACTCACCCTACTCAAACAATTGGGTGTACTGTTGGTGTGAAG CACATTACTTATGGATATTCCGGGAGCTCTTCAAGTAGCATAAAAGGTGATGCTGAGAGAGATTTCTTTGTTGAACTATGGGATGTGTCAGGCCATGATCGTTACAAAGACTGCCGGTCTCTTTTCTATTCACAAATTAATG GTATTATTTTTGTTCATGATCTCTCCCAGAGAAGGACAAAAACAAGCTTGCAGAAATGGGCAACTGAGATTGCTGCAAATGGGACCTTTTCAGCTCCCTTAGGATCTGGAGGTCCCTTTGGCCTTCCTGTCCCATTTATTGTTATTGGTAACAAAGCTGATGTTGCTGCAAAAGAGGGTACAAGAGGAAGCAGTGGCAATCTTGTAGATGCAGCTCGCCAGTGGGTTGAGAAGCAGGGTTTGCTTCCATCCAGTGAAGAACTTCCGCTGACTGAGAGTTTTCCAGGCAGTGGAGGCCTTCTTGCA GCTGCTAAAGAAGCAAGATATGACAAGGAAGCTGTGGTGAAATTTTTTCGTTCG CTAATCAGAAGAAGATACTTTTCAGATGACTTATCTGCACAAACTCCTTGGTCTATTTCTTCAGTGCAGAGAGTCTCACATCGTTTAGATGAAGATTTAAGTGACGAGGATCAGTCTTATAAGAATACGAG CTTAAGTGGTGATCCTTACAAATACAACGTGCTTCCTCCCCTTCCAGCACAACGCAATCTCACTCCACCTCCCACACTTTATCCTCAGCAGCCAGTTTCAGTTTCAGAAAGTTACAGCCTCCCAAGATTTTCCCTGACTGGCTCTTCAGAGTTCAGCAGTAATGCCAGATCAAAGCGCTCAGATATTAACGTGTGA
- the LOC142625225 gene encoding uncharacterized protein LOC142625225 has protein sequence MDAMSRALRQAARSPFSRDIEGVPMPSKFTRPPFNSYTGKTDSVEHLGPAACGRVTINENRGWRNPSQLRQSILGVVQRDRRGNEKIAISTFRMGLPEESGLRESLTLRPPEDMRQLMKRIEEYKRLEDDWLQTRGKAPIIIHPQNTGFNPKLRKDLRIQEPSPPIGGVNAAFKEPVHKIIDRIKNEPYFKRPNKMVGDSSRRNQNLYCTYYKDKGHTTEQCRVLKDHLEQLVKAGHLKEFLVEMGNQETGQEGQPRRNPLPPPLGVIKVIRAVPRGIRALATRGVQAVISTEDNISEQSSGKRPRYTRQPIAFDDDDLEGTTQPHHDALIVTARIRGFIVKRIMVDQGSGADVMYPDLYKGLGLKKRICPGMTHH, from the exons ATGGATGCTATGAGCAGAGCGTTACGCCAAGCCGCTCGGTCCCCATTCTCAAGAGACATTGAGGGTGTGCCTATGCCGAGCAAATTCACAAGGCCTCCGTTTAACTCCTACACTGGAAAGACGGACTCGGTGGAACAT CTGGGTCCCGCAGCCTGTGGACGCGTTACTATCAATGAAAATAGGGGTTGGAGAAACCCTTCACAACTACGCCAATCGATACTGGGAGTTGTACAACGAGATCGGCGGGGCAACGAAAAGATCGCGATAAGCACCTTTCGGATGGGGTTACCCGAAGAGTCCGGGTTAAGGGAATCATTGACCTTGAGGCCTCCCGAAGATATGAGGCAGTTGATGAAGCGTATCGAGGAGTATAAACGCTTAGAAGACGACTGGCTACAGACCAGGGGGAAGGCCCCTATCATCATTCATCCTCAAAATACTGGCTTTAACCCCAAACTCAGGAAGGATTTGAGAATTCAAGAACCTAGCCCGCCAATCGGGGGAGTCAATGCAGCGTTCAAGGAGCCCGTGCATAAAATCATTGACAGAATAAAAAATGAGCCGTATTTCAAACGGCCGAACAAGATGGTCGGTGACTCATCAAGAAGAAACCAGAATTTGTATTGCACTTACTACAAAGACAAGGGGCACACTACCGAGCAGTGCAGAGTATTGAAAGACCACTTGGAACAATTGGTGAAGGCGGGGCATTTGAAAGAATTTTTGGTGGAAATGGGTAATCAGGAAACAGGGCAAGAAGGTCAGCCGCGTCGCAACCCTCTCCCACCCCCTTTAGGAGTAATAAAGGTCATCCGTGCAGTGCCGAGGGGCATTAGAGCACTCGCAACGAGGGGGGTGCAGGCTGTGATATCGACGGAGGACAACATAAGTGAACAGTCCTCGGGGAAGAGGCCGAGGTATACTAGACAACCCATAGCGTTCGACGACGATGACCTAGAGGGCACCACTCAACCGCACCACGACGCTCTAATAGTCACGGCTCGCATAAGGGGATTCATAGTCAAGAGAATAATGGTGGATCAGGGAAGCGGCGCAGACGTGATGTACCCGGACCTCTACAAGGGGCTTGGCCTGAAAAAGAGGATTTGTCCAGGTATGACACACCATTGA
- the LOC142624161 gene encoding uncharacterized protein LOC142624161, with protein MFPQSTNSSSSAGKTLSYSQALTMSSYEKKTKTINKTTENIPQQQQQMPTTRGTRGTNEKRTSVEAWSPPYMDGKSKTINKTTQNIPQQQMLSTRDKKQTESKTLNTPQQQQQMLTRRGTNEKCTTSVENWSPYMEGIMPEKPEQMSPEMDEFQYRRAFHQFVDDFLYNPNKTTRRLPIFEQLCPEEK; from the exons ATGTTTCCACAAAGTACAAACTCTTCGTCCTCTGCTG GCAAAACTCTTTCTTATTCTCAAGCATTAACAATGTCATCTTACGAGAAGAAAACCAAGACCATAAACAAGACCACCGAAAACATAccacagcagcagcagcagatGCCAACAACTAGAGGAACAAGAGGGACAAATGAAAAGCGCACCTCAGTTGAGGCTTGGTCACCACCATACATGGATGGCAAGAGCAAGACCATAAACAAGACCACCCAGAACATACCACAACAGCAGATGCTATCAACAAGAGACAAGAAGCAAACCGAGAGCAAGACTTTAAACACAccacagcagcagcagcagatGCTAACAAGAAGAGGGACAAATGAGAAGTGCACTACTTCAGTTGAGAATTGGTCACCATATATGGAAGGTATAATGCCAGAAAAACCAGAGCAAATGAGCCCAGAGATGGATGAGTTTCAGTATAGGAGGGCATTTCATCAATTTGTGGATGACTTCTTATATAATCCAAATAAGACAACTCGTCGGTTGCCAATTTTTGAACAACTATGCCCAGAGGAAAAATGA